From the Nitrososphaerota archaeon genome, the window AACCGCAGGGTTTTTGACGCTTTGATACCGCTTCCGAAAGGAACATCTTATAACGCCTATCTGGTAACAGGTGGGAAAGAGAATGTACTGATAGATACTGTGGGCCCCGGTTTTGAGGTTGAGTTGGAGGAGAAGGTTCGCAGCCTAATTGATCCAGAGACCCTCCTCTATATTATTATGAACCAGACCATGCAGGAGCCATTCCACACATGATGGGAATCGCTCCTAAAGCCAAGCTAATAACATCAAGAAGAGGTGCAAGAATGGCTCAAGTGTTTTATCTTGTTCCCGAAGATAGAATGAGGGTGGTTAGTGACCAAGAAACTTTAAGCGTATGTGGGAGAACCTTCCGCTTTATTGAGGCGCCGATGCTTCATTGGCCAGAGACCATGTTTACATACTTGGAGGAAGACAAAATCCTCTTCCCGTGCGACTTTTTCGGATCTCACTTAGCGGGTGGGGTTTATGATGATGAGGTTGAAGATTTGATGGTTCACGCTCAGAGGTATTGGGGTGAGATAATGATGCCCTATCGAGGCATGGCTGTTAAGGCTTTGGAGAAGCTGCAGAGTTTAGATATTAGGATGATAGCGCCTAGCCATGGTCCAATATTCAGGAACCCTGAGCGCATCCTACAAGCATATAGGAGGTGGGCTGGTGGGGAGACTAAGTGTAAGGCTGCAGTAGTGTATGTGGAATAGTACGGAGAAGATGGTTCAGCAGATGGTCGAAACGCTGGCATCAGAGGGTATTGAGGTAGCGTTACATAATTTGGCTGTAGCCGACACAGGCGATTTAGCGAAAGACCTCGTAGACTCAAGAGCCCTCGTTCTAGGTGCCCCAGCGGTTCTAGGTGGAGCCCACCCCTTAGCCGTTTACGCAGCATACCTTGTTAAAGCTCTACGACCGCCTACGAAGTTTGTGGTTATTTTAAGCTCTTATGGTTGGGGAGGTGGTGCGGTAAAACAGATTCAAGAGGTTTTGGGGCATCTTGAAGTCGAAGTGGTTGGCGCATTGGAGGTAAACGGTCCACCAACAGATGATAATATGAGGTAGATTATGGAAATCGGCAGATCGTTGGCAAAGAAGATCAATGAAGCCTGATGCCGGTTTATTTTGAGAGGTATCTCCAAGAGAGGATTATCCCTATTGTGGATAGGGTTGCTGCGAAGGCTGCTAGGTATGTGAATCCGAAGCCTATGTCAGCCATCCCAGGGGAGGCTAGTAGTAGCTGTCTGCATATGTCTGCTGCGTAGCTTACTGGGTTTATCTTCGCCACGGTTTGGAGCCATTCTGGCATATAGGTTACTGGGAACATAGCGTTGCTCGCGAAGAGTAGGGGTAGGTTTAGGAGGTTCATTATCGCCATCTGTGCCTCCCAGCTCGTCGATCTTATGGCTAGTGTGACGAATAGTGAAGCGAATCCTATTATGAGTAGGAGGAGTGCTGCGAACGACCCTAGTAGCCCAGCTGGGGTTATGTGTGAAGCATCCATTCCTAGAAGTATGGCTAGTAGAAGTACGATAGCGGCTTGAGCGAGAGCGCGCACAACTGTTGAGAGGACTTTAGCCATAGGTATGACCCCTCGTGCTACAGGTGTGCTGAGGACCTTATCGAGGAACCCTAGCCTCCTATCCCAGACTATAGACATGCCGCTGAACATCGCTGTGAAGAGCGAGATGAATGAGAGCATGCCTACCGCTAGGTATGAGAAGTAGTCTTGGGTGCCGAAGGTCTGGAACATTATCTGCTTACCGATCTGGTTAATGACCTCTTTAGGTATGTTTAAGCCCGGTATGTTGAATGAGCCTCCTGTGAAGATTGCTGTTAGGTTCATGGCTTTTCCGAAGAGCGCAAGCCACATAAAGGGTTGAATCAGCGACATAATGAAGATGAAGGGCACCTTATACCATTTCTTGAGGTCTCTGTTCGTCAGAGCCCACAGCCCGTGGAGGGGGCTTGTGTCAATCTTCGCCGCATCCAGCTTACTCAACTCCTTTTTCACCTCCTCGCTCTATGCAGAGTCCTTCTAAGAGACCTGATCTCCTCCTCACTTGCTTGCTCCTCCCTTAGTGAGCGGCCTGTGTATTCGAGGTACACTTCATCTAGGGTTGGTTTGATCATGGAGAGTTTGGAGATGGCTACACCCCTACTTCTAATCGCATCTATGATCGCTGGGGCTACTTCCTCGCCTCTCTCAACCTTGATGCGGTAGAGTCTGTCTACCTTCTTAACCTCCTTCACGCCTCCGATCTCCGTGATTATGGGTGTTAGATCGAGTTTCTCCCCATCCACACCGATCTCTACGATGTCCCCACCTAAACCAGCCTTCAGCTCGCTTGGGGCTCCGACCTTAAGGATTCTGCCGTGGTCGATTATGGCTATTCTGTCACACATGGCATCAGCCTCCTCCAAATAGTGTGTAGTCATGAAGATGGTCATATCATACTCCTCCTTTAGCCTCCTAATGTAGTTCCAGACCGCTACTCTTGTCTGCACATCTAAGCCTAGTGTGGGTTCGTCGAGGAAGAGTAGGGTAGGTCTGCTTATCAAGCCGCAGGCGAGCTCCAGCCTCCTCCTCATTCCACCTGAGTAGGTCTCCACCTTCCGCTTAGCAGCATCCTTCAGCTCAACCAGCTCAAGAAGCTCCCAAGCTCTCTGCTTAGCCACGCTGCCTGGTATGCCGTAGAGCGATGCGCAGAGCAGTATATTCTCCAATCCAGTAAGGTCTTCGTCAGCGGTATACTCTTGATGCACAACGCCGATAGAGCGCCTAACCTCAGCCGCCTCCCTAACTATATCGTACCCACACACCTTAGCGGTGCCAGATGTTGGCTTCAGCACAGTTGTGAGCATATTGATCATAGTGCTCTTCCCAGCACCATTCGGGCCGAGT encodes:
- a CDS encoding ABC transporter permease codes for the protein MDAAKIDTSPLHGLWALTNRDLKKWYKVPFIFIMSLIQPFMWLALFGKAMNLTAIFTGGSFNIPGLNIPKEVINQIGKQIMFQTFGTQDYFSYLAVGMLSFISLFTAMFSGMSIVWDRRLGFLDKVLSTPVARGVIPMAKVLSTVVRALAQAAIVLLLAILLGMDASHITPAGLLGSFAALLLLIIGFASLFVTLAIRSTSWEAQMAIMNLLNLPLLFASNAMFPVTYMPEWLQTVAKINPVSYAADICRQLLLASPGMADIGFGFTYLAAFAATLSTIGIILSWRYLSK
- a CDS encoding ATP-binding cassette domain-containing protein, yielding MPEKIVEARGLTKIFNKRVKAVDNVDLEIEQGEIFGLLGPNGAGKSTMINMLTTVLKPTSGTAKVCGYDIVREAAEVRRSIGVVHQEYTADEDLTGLENILLCASLYGIPGSVAKQRAWELLELVELKDAAKRKVETYSGGMRRRLELACGLISRPTLLFLDEPTLGLDVQTRVAVWNYIRRLKEEYDMTIFMTTHYLEEADAMCDRIAIIDHGRILKVGAPSELKAGLGGDIVEIGVDGEKLDLTPIITEIGGVKEVKKVDRLYRIKVERGEEVAPAIIDAIRSRGVAISKLSMIKPTLDEVYLEYTGRSLREEQASEEEIRSLRRTLHRARR